Genomic DNA from Aphanothece sacrum FPU1:
AATTCTCGATAAGTATAAGAATAAACTGAACCCTCACGAGACGAACTTTTAGGGGACTGTTCCACTTCAAATTTAACAGCCTCCCGTTCAGGGGCAAAAGGTTCTACAGGAGGTTTTGCAGAACGATAAGAAATCGTTGGTTCTGTGGGTGGTTCCTCAATATTCCAGTCATCTTCCTCTGGTTCTGGTTTTTCCCAGTCTCTTAGGTTAGGTACTTCCCAATCAGATTTTTTAGGGGGGGGAGGAGGAGAAGGCTTTTTAGCAGAGGGTTGAGGAGGTTTACGACGGGGAGACTTAGGACTTTTCGTCTTAGCAGATTGAGGCGATCTTGTCAAACTCTGAATTATCAAACTGGTGAACATTCCTGCCAAACTTCCTAAAAGTACCCAGAATCCTAGAGGTAGTTTTAATGAAAACAAAGCGGTTTTAGAACTTGTTCCCAACACATAAAGCACAATCACTTGTTGATTCTGCACCAACAAAATAACTGCACTCGCCAAAATTAATAATAATAATAATAATTTCATCTTTCCATTTACCTTGCTAACATCTGTTTATGATTTTGAGTTATTTCTCCCCACACTCCCCGTACGGGCGGGTTTTTAACAAAATTTTAATACTGTAACAAATATATTAGATAAATCCGTTCTCCGTACGGGCGGGTTTTTAACAAAATTTTAATACTGTAACAAGTATGTTGGATAAACCAGCCACCCGTAGGGGCGGGTTTTTAACAAAATTTTAATACTGTAACAAATATATTAGATAAACCCGCCCCTACACTCTCTCCTCGATAAGTGGGGTAACTAAAGCAGATTTGGTATTAGTGGCCTTCC
This window encodes:
- a CDS encoding LapA family protein, with the translated sequence MKLLLLLLILASAVILLVQNQQVIVLYVLGTSSKTALFSLKLPLGFWVLLGSLAGMFTSLIIQSLTRSPQSAKTKSPKSPRRKPPQPSAKKPSPPPPPKKSDWEVPNLRDWEKPEPEEDDWNIEEPPTEPTISYRSAKPPVEPFAPEREAVKFEVEQSPKSSSREGSVYSYTYRELRDRKETPETSPESRGIEARKGQTPEQVYDANYRVITPPYRNPQDSVTDEEEGDQEEWV